In Tautonia marina, the following are encoded in one genomic region:
- a CDS encoding DUF1549 and DUF1553 domain-containing protein — protein sequence MPEPVRADWIENPIDAFVLRGMEEFGLEPAPPADRATLLRRVTFDLTGLPPSPEDVEAFLADTEPGAFERVVDRLLDSPHYGERWGRHWLDVVRYADSDGYEYDDARPHAWRYRDWVIDALNADMPYDRFVREQVAGDELSPDDPEALVATGLHRLGPLRLNAGNQDEEKNRQEVLTEMTDMIGSAFLGLTIGCARCHDHKFDPIPQADYFRLQAFFAGTESRDLSIASEPEQREYEERMDRWKATSDRLRKELRALDESGSGEDPARRDLLVAEIDAHNAIKPEPPAGIMTVSEVESPAPATFILFQGEPGRHLDEVAPQFPGAIHGPALVPISATSERPGTAGRRASLARWLGDPSHPLTARVMVNRLWQHHFGRGLVATPNNFGIMGDPPTHPELLDWLAVEFAEGGFRLKAMHRLMVTSATYRQSSRASDQSLEEDPDNLLLSRMPRRRLEAEVLRDGVLAVAGTLNRTRGGPGVRLPLEPEVASQVYKGNWEPTPDPDEYTRRSIYLFVKRNIPLPFMEAFDAPDTLVSCGERNISIHAGQALALLNSALLDEQSRNFAGRLLAEVGPDPDRLAGRAIEVALSRPPRPEERERAHLFLEGQAALLEVEGVSWDTEGSPLPEGVTPALAAALSDLCLVLMNLDEFLYVD from the coding sequence GTGCCCGAGCCGGTCAGGGCCGACTGGATTGAGAATCCGATCGATGCCTTTGTCCTGAGGGGGATGGAGGAGTTCGGACTGGAGCCTGCACCGCCCGCTGATCGAGCAACGCTTTTGCGTCGCGTGACGTTTGATCTGACAGGGCTGCCCCCGTCCCCCGAAGACGTTGAGGCGTTCCTGGCCGACACGGAACCGGGGGCGTTCGAACGGGTTGTCGACCGCCTTCTTGACTCTCCGCATTACGGAGAGCGATGGGGCAGGCACTGGCTTGATGTGGTCCGATACGCGGACAGTGATGGATACGAGTATGATGATGCTCGCCCCCATGCCTGGCGATACCGCGACTGGGTGATCGACGCCCTGAACGCTGACATGCCCTACGACCGTTTCGTCCGTGAGCAAGTTGCCGGCGATGAGCTTTCGCCAGACGATCCGGAGGCGCTTGTTGCCACCGGCTTGCATCGGCTCGGGCCGCTCCGCCTGAACGCCGGTAATCAGGACGAGGAAAAGAACCGTCAGGAAGTTCTGACCGAGATGACCGACATGATCGGTTCGGCCTTCCTCGGCCTGACGATCGGCTGCGCCCGCTGCCACGACCACAAGTTCGACCCCATCCCTCAGGCCGACTACTTCCGGCTCCAGGCGTTCTTCGCCGGCACCGAGTCTCGCGACCTGTCGATCGCATCGGAGCCGGAGCAGCGGGAATACGAAGAGAGAATGGACCGCTGGAAGGCGACGAGCGATCGGCTTCGGAAAGAACTGCGGGCGCTGGATGAATCGGGATCTGGAGAAGACCCGGCTCGCCGCGATCTCCTGGTCGCCGAGATCGACGCCCACAATGCGATCAAGCCCGAGCCTCCAGCGGGAATCATGACCGTCTCGGAAGTCGAATCGCCGGCCCCGGCCACGTTTATCCTGTTTCAGGGCGAACCGGGCCGTCATCTCGACGAGGTTGCTCCTCAGTTTCCGGGAGCGATTCATGGTCCGGCTCTTGTTCCGATTTCAGCGACTTCGGAGCGGCCGGGGACTGCCGGGCGGCGCGCCTCGCTGGCAAGGTGGCTGGGCGACCCGTCACACCCGCTGACGGCTCGCGTCATGGTCAACCGCCTCTGGCAGCACCACTTCGGCCGGGGACTGGTGGCCACCCCCAATAATTTCGGCATCATGGGCGACCCGCCGACTCATCCGGAATTGCTCGACTGGCTCGCCGTCGAGTTCGCAGAGGGCGGCTTCCGATTGAAGGCAATGCACCGGTTGATGGTCACCTCAGCGACCTATCGCCAGTCATCGAGGGCTTCGGATCAAAGCCTGGAGGAAGACCCGGACAATCTCTTGCTCAGCCGGATGCCTCGGCGACGGTTGGAGGCGGAGGTCTTGCGAGACGGGGTTCTCGCAGTGGCCGGCACCCTGAACCGGACCCGCGGAGGGCCGGGCGTCCGGTTGCCCCTGGAACCCGAGGTCGCGAGCCAGGTCTACAAGGGGAACTGGGAGCCGACCCCGGACCCGGACGAATACACCAGACGAAGCATCTACCTCTTCGTCAAGCGCAACATTCCGCTGCCCTTCATGGAAGCGTTTGATGCGCCGGATACCCTGGTCTCGTGCGGTGAGAGGAACATCAGCATCCACGCCGGCCAGGCGCTGGCCTTGTTGAACAGTGCGCTCCTGGACGAACAGTCGCGGAACTTCGCGGGGCGATTGCTCGCCGAGGTCGGGCCCGACCCGGACCGTCTGGCCGGCAGAGCGATAGAGGTCGCACTGTCCCGCCCGCCTCGGCCGGAGGAACGGGAGCGAGCCCATCTGTTCCTTGAAGGCCAGGCCGCGCTGCTGGAGGTCGAAGGGGTGTCGTGGGACACCGAAGGATCGCCATTGCCCGAAGGGGTGACTCCGGCCCTCGCCGCAGCACTCTCCGACCTGTGCCTGGTCCTGATGAATCTCGACGAATTTCTTTATGTGGATTGA